A genomic segment from Labrus bergylta chromosome 3, fLabBer1.1, whole genome shotgun sequence encodes:
- the styx gene encoding serine/threonine/tyrosine-interacting protein, with product MWSLKTNCIDCPVNPAAKTIDTARRTSGTRRDSRMDEENKLQFPSLPATKEELLDWAYPMRRDMQEILPGLFLGPYSAAMKSKLPILERQGITHIVCVRQDIEANFIKPNFPHSFRYLVLDIADNPVENIIRFFPSTKEFIDSCLATGGKVLVHGNAGISRSAALVIAYLMETFGMKYRDAFSHVQERRFCINPNVGFVHQLQEYEAIYLAKLTIKMMSPMQLGRSFSIQAGMPGSRKRSLEEDDDFGAMQVTAAQNG from the exons ATGTGGAGCCTCAAAACAAATTGCATCGATTGTCCAGTTAACCCCGCCGCGAAAACCATCGATACCGCGCGCAGAACCAGTGGTACCCGAAGAGACAGCAGGATGGACGAGGAGAACAAACTTCAGTTCCCGTCTCTGCCCGCGACCAAGGAGGAGCTtttg GACTGGGCTTATCCAATGAGACGGGACATGCAG GAGATTTTGCCAGGGCTCTTTTTAGGTCCTTACTCTGCTGCAATGAAAAGCAAG CTGCCAATTCTTGAGAGACAGGGCATAACACATATAGTTTGTGTCCGCCAAGATATTGAAGCCAATTTTATCAAACCTAATTTCCCTCATTCATTTAG ataCCTTGTGTTAGATATTGCTGACAATCCAGTGGAAAATATAATAAGATTTTTCCCTTCA ACTAAAGAATTTATTGATAGCTGCTTAGCAACAGGAG gAAAGGTACTGGTTCATGGTAATGCAGGGATATCAAGAAG TGCCGCCTTAGTGATTGCATACCTAATGGAAACATTTGGGATGAAATACag GGATGCATTCAGCCACGTTCAAGAGAGGAGGTTCTGCATTAACCCCAATGTGGGCTTTGTGCATCAGCTACAG GAATATGAAGCGATCTACTTAGCCAAATTGACCATAAAAATGATGTCACCCATGCAGTTAGGCAGGTCCTTCTCCATACAAGCTGGGATGCCAG GGAGCCGTAAACGCAGCCTGGAGGAAGATGATGACTTTGGAGCAATGCAGGTCACAGCAGCGCAGAACGGATGA
- the gnpnat1 gene encoding glucosamine 6-phosphate N-acetyltransferase: MLLDETPLFEPSLLQELDWSSNMVSFSPPLSPSSPGEGLVLRPLCTADFNRGFFKVLSQLTHAGDVTPEQFTKKFEHMKATGDYYVVVVEDTNLGQIVATATLITEHKFIHSCAKRGRVEEVVVSDVCRGKQLGKLLVSTLTLLSKKLNCYKITLECATKNVTFYQKFGYTASDETYMQCRFSD; the protein is encoded by the exons ATGCTGCTGGACGAGACTCCTCTCTTTGAGCCCTCCCTGCTTCAGGAGCTAGACTGGAGTAGTAACATGGTCTCATTCTCACCCCCACTCTCCCCGTCCAGCCCTGGAGAAGGCCTGGTGCTCAGGCCGCTCTGTACAGCAGACTTTAACAGGG GATTCTTCAAAGTTTTATCTCAACTAACTCATGCAGGTGACGTCACACCTGAGCAGTTCACGA AAAAGTTTGAGCACATGAAGGCAACAGGAGACTATTACGTTGTGGTGGTGGAGGACACAAATCTGGGACAGATTGTTGCCACAGCCACATTGATCACGGAACACAAATTCATCCACTCCTGTGCAAAG AGAGGCCGGGTGGAGGAAGTCGTTGTCAGTGACGTGTGCAGAGGGAAGCAGCTCGGCAAACT GTTAGTTTCAACCCTGACTCTTCTCAGCAAAAAACTGAATTGTTATAAAATCACTCTGGAATGCGCAACCAAAAATGTAACCTTCTACCAAAAGTTTGGCTACACTGCCTCAGATGAGACTTACATGCAGTGTCGATTTTCCGACTGA